A genomic segment from Bacillus cereus G9842 encodes:
- a CDS encoding SulP family inorganic anion transporter: MFQKIAKECLAGFTVAIVALPLAIAFGIAATGTSEGALVGLYGAIFAGLFAALFGGTPGQVTGPTGPITVIATGVIATHGLEASFIAFMMAGLFQILFGVCKLGSYVRYIPYPVVSGFMNGIALIIILGEIKHVQNSFLLVVLTIIVMIVSGKWIKAIPSSLVALVGVTALLPLFSSLLEGLAVKLPIIGNLSLNKVIEKIGTIPEAMPTLHIPSLSGTGIAALILPALSIALLGSIDSLLTSVVMDNVTGTRHKSNKELVGQGIGNMMSGLFGGLAGAGATVRSIVNIRSGGKTALSACMHSVILFIFIMGLGSVVQYIPLAVLSGILILTGIGMFDWESMKKMHVAPKGDVVVMLVTMIVTVKFDLMIAVAFGIILSFIIYMVKCKERKTSIVKEREETYTIQGPLSFLSVDRIFSTLQDVKSPVVLRMKDVRYMDVSGAMALLNFVEQSNKVGASVKLEQVHPSIEKTIVVMASDEQKEQLKILSV; the protein is encoded by the coding sequence ATGTTTCAAAAAATAGCAAAGGAATGTTTAGCAGGATTTACTGTTGCGATTGTTGCGTTACCACTTGCGATTGCATTTGGTATTGCCGCGACAGGAACGTCTGAGGGAGCGCTTGTTGGATTATATGGTGCGATTTTTGCAGGTTTATTCGCAGCGTTATTTGGCGGGACACCTGGGCAAGTAACGGGGCCAACTGGACCAATTACCGTTATCGCAACGGGAGTTATTGCGACGCACGGGTTAGAGGCAAGTTTTATTGCCTTTATGATGGCAGGATTATTTCAAATTTTATTCGGTGTATGTAAGCTCGGTTCTTACGTTCGATATATTCCGTATCCTGTCGTTTCAGGATTTATGAATGGTATTGCATTAATCATTATTTTAGGTGAAATAAAGCATGTACAAAATAGTTTTCTACTTGTTGTGTTAACGATTATTGTAATGATTGTTTCTGGCAAATGGATTAAGGCGATTCCGTCTAGTTTAGTAGCACTAGTCGGTGTGACAGCTTTGCTTCCTTTATTTTCTTCTCTACTCGAAGGACTTGCAGTAAAGTTACCGATTATCGGAAATCTTTCACTAAATAAAGTAATTGAAAAGATTGGAACCATTCCAGAAGCGATGCCTACGCTTCATATTCCATCTTTAAGTGGAACAGGAATAGCAGCACTTATTTTACCAGCGCTTAGTATTGCTTTATTAGGATCGATTGACTCGTTGTTAACATCGGTCGTAATGGATAATGTGACAGGTACGCGTCATAAAAGTAATAAAGAGCTTGTTGGACAAGGTATCGGTAATATGATGAGCGGATTGTTTGGCGGATTAGCAGGTGCAGGTGCGACTGTAAGATCTATCGTGAATATAAGAAGTGGTGGTAAAACGGCACTTTCGGCATGTATGCATAGTGTTATCTTATTTATTTTTATTATGGGTCTTGGTTCGGTCGTACAATATATTCCACTTGCTGTATTATCAGGTATTTTAATTTTAACTGGTATTGGAATGTTCGATTGGGAAAGCATGAAAAAGATGCATGTCGCTCCTAAAGGTGATGTCGTTGTTATGCTCGTAACGATGATTGTAACGGTGAAGTTCGATTTAATGATTGCCGTTGCATTCGGTATTATTCTTTCGTTCATCATATATATGGTGAAATGTAAAGAACGTAAAACTTCTATCGTAAAAGAAAGAGAAGAAACGTATACAATTCAAGGACCGCTCTCTTTCCTATCAGTAGATCGTATTTTCTCTACTTTACAAGATGTGAAGTCACCAGTTGTATTACGTATGAAAGATGTGCGTTATATGGATGTATCAGGAGCTATGGCATTATTAAATTTTGTTGAGCAATCAAATAAAGTAGGGGCAAGTGTAAAGCTTGAGCAAGTACATCCAAGTATTGAAAAAACAATTGTAGTAATGGCAAGCGATGAACAGAAAGAGCAATTGAAAATCTTAAGTGTTTAG
- a CDS encoding fatty acid--CoA ligase, with the protein MYMTIGRIFDLSVGKYPNKEALVEPEKNIRWTYKQWDEQINKTAHALLEDGVRKGDTVSVYLYNCHEFVNVYLACAKIGAIFNPINFRLKAKEVSYILQDASSKVVVFEKAVESTVAIIERDFPNTSFWSIENDKPSYASSYHEKVNAASSEKVNIEIDEMDFCSMLYTSGTTGHPKGVLHRHREMAEHSMICTYFLKYNRDSVGLVVAPLYHCGELNAGIIPRIQVGGKNVILHHFDTETVLHTIQEEKITTFFAAPTMWNMLLQKDLTQYDLTSMKIGIYGGAAMAPALVKECKERLYIDLVQIYGMTEMGPVVAFLVEEDQITKAGSAGTPCFSHEVRIVKPNEEAPAEPDDVLPPYEVGEIILRGPTMMAGYHNREEANKKSMYKGWYHSGDLGYFDKDGYLFVADRVDDMVISGGVNIYPREIEDFLHSHHGILDVAVLGEPDELWGERVVAVIVKKDETITEADLETYCKESDELADYKRPRHYLFVDELPRNASGKLQKFVLRESLKGTKK; encoded by the coding sequence ATGTACATGACGATAGGGAGAATTTTTGATTTATCTGTTGGTAAGTATCCGAATAAAGAGGCGTTAGTGGAACCTGAAAAAAATATTCGCTGGACATATAAACAGTGGGACGAACAAATAAATAAAACGGCACACGCTTTATTAGAAGACGGAGTAAGAAAGGGAGATACGGTATCTGTTTACTTATATAACTGCCATGAATTTGTAAACGTTTACTTAGCTTGTGCGAAAATTGGTGCGATTTTTAACCCAATTAACTTTCGTTTAAAGGCGAAAGAAGTATCTTATATTCTTCAGGACGCATCCTCGAAAGTCGTTGTCTTTGAAAAAGCAGTTGAGTCAACTGTTGCTATCATTGAACGAGATTTTCCAAATACATCTTTTTGGTCTATAGAAAACGATAAACCTTCCTATGCAAGTTCCTACCATGAAAAAGTGAATGCAGCATCTTCTGAGAAAGTAAATATCGAAATTGATGAAATGGACTTTTGTTCTATGCTTTATACGAGCGGTACGACAGGTCATCCGAAAGGTGTGTTACATCGTCATCGTGAAATGGCTGAGCATAGTATGATTTGTACGTATTTCCTAAAATATAATAGAGATAGTGTGGGGCTTGTTGTTGCGCCTTTATATCACTGTGGTGAATTAAATGCCGGAATCATACCACGCATTCAAGTTGGCGGGAAGAATGTTATTTTGCATCATTTTGATACAGAAACAGTATTACATACGATTCAAGAAGAAAAGATTACGACGTTCTTTGCAGCACCGACGATGTGGAATATGTTGTTGCAAAAAGATTTAACTCAGTATGATTTAACTTCAATGAAAATTGGTATATATGGCGGAGCGGCAATGGCGCCGGCGTTAGTGAAGGAATGTAAAGAACGTCTTTATATTGACCTTGTTCAAATATACGGAATGACAGAAATGGGACCAGTTGTTGCGTTTCTCGTAGAGGAGGATCAAATTACGAAAGCTGGTTCAGCAGGCACGCCATGCTTTAGCCACGAAGTTCGTATTGTGAAACCGAACGAGGAGGCACCGGCAGAACCAGATGATGTATTACCTCCTTATGAGGTGGGAGAAATTATTTTACGTGGCCCAACTATGATGGCTGGCTATCATAATCGCGAAGAGGCAAATAAAAAATCGATGTATAAAGGATGGTATCATTCTGGTGATTTAGGATACTTCGATAAAGATGGTTATTTATTCGTTGCAGATCGCGTTGATGATATGGTAATTAGCGGTGGTGTAAATATTTACCCTCGTGAAATTGAAGATTTCCTTCATAGTCATCACGGTATATTAGATGTGGCGGTACTTGGTGAGCCAGATGAATTATGGGGAGAGCGTGTGGTGGCAGTTATTGTGAAGAAAGATGAAACAATAACAGAAGCTGATTTAGAAACGTATTGCAAAGAAAGTGACGAATTAGCAGATTATAAGCGTCCGCGTCATTATTTATTTGTAGATGAACTTCCGCGTAATGCGAGCGGGAAGTTGCAGAAGTTTGTGCTGAGGGAGTCATTGAAAGGGACAAAAAAATAG
- a CDS encoding coproporphyrinogen III oxidase, protein MLISIKTLQDDRFLRPLQNIGGLFFEDSTIGFEQEEANLIVDIHIEDNVKASARLTDVSTGNVYEETFSKDLSAFTDEKERMKQVKHVVSYVYLSVLQQLTGLEQSWGILTGVRPTKLLHKMLQNGMSKEEAHQELRESYLIHEEKIELLQRIVDCQLAVVPDLYRLKEEVSIYIGIPFCPTKCAYCTFPAYAINGRQGSVDSFLGGLHYEVREIGKFLKEKGVKVTTIYYGGGTPTSITAEEMDMLYEEMYEAFPDVKNVREVTVEAGRPDTITPAKLEVLNKWNIDRISINPQSYHQETLKAIGRHHTVEETIEKYHLAREMGMNNINMDLIIGLPGEGLDIFKHTLDETEKLMPESLTVHTLSFKRASEMTQNKRKYKVAGREEITAMMHEAEEWTQKHNYVPYYLYRQKNILGNLENVGYAMPTQESIYNIVIMEEVQSIIGLGCGASSKFVHPKTGAITHFANPKDPKSYNDGFVKYTEDKLKILEELFV, encoded by the coding sequence GTGTTAATTTCAATTAAAACGTTACAAGATGATCGTTTTTTACGTCCGCTACAAAATATTGGCGGCTTATTTTTTGAAGATAGTACGATTGGATTTGAACAAGAGGAAGCGAATCTGATCGTTGATATACACATTGAGGATAATGTGAAAGCATCCGCTCGATTAACGGATGTTAGCACAGGAAATGTGTATGAAGAAACATTCTCGAAAGATTTATCTGCTTTCACAGATGAAAAAGAGCGTATGAAGCAAGTGAAGCACGTTGTTTCTTATGTATATCTTTCTGTTCTTCAGCAGTTAACTGGACTTGAACAAAGCTGGGGTATTTTAACGGGAGTACGTCCGACGAAACTTCTTCATAAAATGCTTCAAAATGGTATGTCAAAGGAAGAAGCGCATCAAGAACTTCGTGAAAGTTATTTAATTCATGAAGAGAAGATTGAACTTCTTCAGCGCATTGTTGATTGCCAATTAGCAGTTGTTCCGGATTTATACCGTTTGAAAGAAGAAGTAAGTATTTATATCGGTATTCCGTTCTGCCCAACGAAATGTGCATACTGTACATTCCCGGCTTATGCGATTAATGGACGCCAAGGGTCTGTTGATTCGTTCTTAGGTGGTTTACATTATGAAGTTCGTGAAATTGGTAAGTTTTTAAAAGAAAAAGGTGTGAAAGTTACGACGATTTATTATGGCGGCGGTACACCTACAAGTATTACAGCAGAAGAGATGGATATGCTGTATGAAGAAATGTACGAAGCGTTCCCAGACGTGAAAAATGTACGTGAAGTTACAGTTGAGGCAGGTCGTCCAGATACGATCACGCCAGCAAAGCTAGAAGTGTTAAATAAATGGAACATTGACCGTATTAGTATTAATCCGCAGTCATACCATCAAGAGACACTAAAAGCAATTGGACGTCACCATACTGTAGAAGAAACAATTGAGAAATACCATTTAGCTCGTGAAATGGGAATGAACAATATTAATATGGACTTAATTATTGGTCTTCCTGGTGAAGGGTTAGATATCTTCAAGCATACGTTAGATGAAACAGAAAAGTTAATGCCAGAATCATTAACAGTTCATACGTTATCATTTAAACGTGCTTCTGAAATGACGCAAAACAAACGTAAATATAAAGTAGCAGGTCGCGAAGAGATTACAGCGATGATGCACGAAGCAGAAGAGTGGACGCAAAAGCATAATTACGTACCATATTACCTATATCGTCAAAAGAATATTTTAGGTAACTTAGAGAACGTTGGTTATGCAATGCCGACGCAAGAGAGTATTTACAACATTGTCATTATGGAAGAAGTACAATCAATTATCGGACTTGGTTGCGGTGCATCAAGTAAATTTGTTCATCCGAAGACGGGGGCAATTACGCACTTCGCAAATCCGAAAGATCCAAAATCATATAACGATGGCTTTGTAAAATATACAGAAGATAAACTGAAAATTTTAGAAGAGCTATTTGTATAA
- a CDS encoding S-layer homology domain-containing protein has product MKKKFYSVLTLSLALQTVLAPTYSFAESAEKSAEVYTEDQVFKSIKEHVNEHSTHEEDIEVTGQFLLYTSKKHSLYTANDLKNKSNIEITEQVVTATKKKGNAYYITTSTGAGWIDNNDNSLEVQEIHKLSNQKLIVKEEASIHALPFQSFNEEGKLQPQVITPTEQAGNWFKVQINETAKWIYAPSATFEGTKASLLKNVRSAKNSLLRAPDALQTNNIYGVTFKEMIVPKGNDDIRPGYPMVPKYITIHETANTAKGANALNHAKFLDNQARGTADRAASWHFTVDDKEIYQHLPVNEVGWHAGNKTGNYESIGIEIAVNQDGNYEKAVENARKLAAYLMNDLNISLDKVQKHQFWSGKNCPAFMIQRGQWNAFLKGTETYYKENQKDPVTDDITGGWYEQDIRQLAARGIMQGEGNGKYFPERLVTRAEFATLITRALQLPSGNAKFTDLEQVHPSLRDGINRAASAGIIRGRGDNTFDPNTTITREEAVIMIDRSLKHAGIFAKQVELPFVDQNLIYAKQEVQRVYGFGIVKGNEFNQFVPKGPSQRAHAAAFINRMLSVIEA; this is encoded by the coding sequence ATGAAAAAGAAATTTTATAGTGTATTAACTCTCTCTCTTGCATTACAAACTGTTCTTGCACCTACTTATTCATTTGCAGAGAGTGCTGAAAAATCCGCCGAAGTATATACGGAGGATCAAGTTTTTAAAAGTATTAAAGAGCATGTTAATGAGCATAGTACTCATGAAGAAGATATCGAGGTTACTGGTCAATTCCTACTATACACTTCAAAAAAACATTCATTATATACCGCGAATGATTTAAAAAACAAATCGAATATCGAGATTACAGAACAAGTCGTAACGGCGACAAAGAAAAAAGGAAATGCTTACTACATAACGACGTCAACTGGCGCTGGATGGATAGATAACAATGATAATAGCTTAGAAGTTCAAGAGATTCATAAACTATCTAACCAAAAATTAATCGTAAAAGAAGAAGCTTCCATACATGCACTTCCGTTCCAATCGTTTAACGAAGAAGGGAAACTACAGCCACAAGTCATTACTCCTACTGAACAAGCTGGAAATTGGTTTAAAGTCCAAATAAATGAAACAGCAAAATGGATTTATGCACCTTCTGCTACATTTGAAGGTACAAAAGCTTCATTACTAAAAAACGTTCGTTCTGCTAAAAATAGTTTATTAAGAGCTCCAGATGCTCTACAAACAAACAATATTTATGGCGTTACATTTAAAGAAATGATTGTCCCTAAAGGAAATGACGATATTCGCCCTGGCTACCCGATGGTACCTAAATATATTACGATTCACGAAACGGCTAATACAGCGAAAGGTGCTAATGCTCTAAATCATGCAAAATTCTTAGATAATCAAGCACGCGGAACAGCTGATCGCGCCGCATCTTGGCATTTCACAGTAGATGATAAAGAAATTTATCAACATCTTCCAGTAAATGAAGTTGGATGGCATGCTGGAAATAAAACTGGAAACTATGAATCTATCGGAATTGAAATTGCCGTTAATCAAGATGGAAACTATGAAAAAGCGGTAGAAAATGCCCGTAAATTGGCAGCTTATTTAATGAACGACTTAAATATTTCTCTAGATAAGGTCCAAAAACATCAATTTTGGTCAGGGAAAAACTGCCCTGCGTTTATGATTCAACGCGGACAATGGAATGCTTTCTTAAAAGGAACTGAAACATACTATAAGGAAAACCAAAAAGATCCAGTAACTGATGACATTACAGGTGGATGGTATGAACAAGACATTCGTCAATTAGCAGCTAGAGGCATTATGCAAGGAGAAGGGAACGGCAAGTACTTCCCAGAACGTCTTGTAACGCGTGCTGAATTCGCTACACTAATTACTCGTGCTTTACAATTACCAAGTGGAAATGCTAAGTTCACAGACTTAGAACAAGTACACCCATCTTTAAGAGACGGTATTAATCGTGCAGCAAGCGCAGGCATAATCCGCGGACGTGGTGATAATACATTTGATCCAAATACCACAATTACACGTGAAGAAGCTGTTATTATGATTGATCGTTCTCTAAAACACGCTGGTATTTTTGCAAAACAAGTTGAACTACCATTTGTAGACCAAAACTTAATTTACGCTAAACAAGAAGTACAAAGAGTGTATGGATTTGGAATTGTAAAAGGTAATGAATTTAATCAATTCGTACCAAAAGGACCATCACAACGCGCTCACGCAGCTGCATTTATAAACAGAATGCTTAGCGTAATTGAAGCTTAA
- a CDS encoding SpaA isopeptide-forming pilin-related protein — translation MNFLRKSFNQKIKKLSSSLIVVLLICMNFLIHLPFKAEAATTELKGLGDVSYYNAIIFGDHSATSADIEGAMAVQKNMNASSYTVVAAATGANNLAGATWVDEGYPSLLLGGQFTKAGAGQVIIQDGTVAMTKDGDPDGAMKTSYDRISYKEQAEIDAKFKEFRKDVDGVIGDASKLYTDKPKTNMSFGIGEDVNNPNIYVSSGQTGKKAFDVKDVFLPNVENKDFIVIYSDAEEVSFGGGAILYDTRNTGMATDLINTSQAYDPNSSFTELASKVIWVFPNATKITTKGYGVVGSVFAPNAVVETKGGSINGQAYVGGLHQRDGFEVHNFKFNWPKWNKPAVEKGHLQIKKVDENDENIVLKDAKFDVIDKDNNVVATVTTNEKGIAEVKDLPLGDYFVKEINAPEGYIKVDTPVKVTIDNTNVIELVMKNTRKVENGQFKLLKKDSESGQLLPGAKFDVIDKDGKVVETIVTDDKGEALSKQLPVGSYTLKEVEAPKGYELSSSSVSVDVEANKVVTVDVVNKKISEKVTGQFEIVKVDAKDKTKVLSDAEFEVYKGGKKVAELKTDESGKVMSPKLPLGEYTVKETKAPAGYKLSNKEWKVTIQNEKEVVKVEAENEKILGSLQIIKMDDKDQTKRLAGAKFTLKDAKGNVVKEGITTDKSGTVKVDGLVPGEYTLEETKAPEGYELTKQIIHVTVDGEKVVDVKVTNSKSLGQFEIVKVDAEDKTKVLSDAEFEVYKDGKKVDTLRTDKTGKVVSQKLEPGKYTLKETKAPQGYKLLKEEIEVVVEANKVVEVQVENVKELGSLQVIKKDSESGKVLAGAEFKLKNEAGQVVGEAKTTNKDGVVKFESLVPGKYTLEETKAPEGYKALEVTVEVNVVANEVVKQEVMNEKVKEEITGQLEITKVDANNTNKTLAGAVFEIWKDGTKIDTLTTNKSGKVTSKKLEPGDYTLKEIQAPEGYTLSDKEMKFTISNEKIEVVKLQITNKKDTEKGPEKPGEGTEKPGEGTEKPGEGTEKPGEGTEKPGEGTEKPGEGTEKPGEGTEKPDEGTEKPGEGTEKPGEGVEKPNLPEKGQGSSNNQQLPATGHNTNYVPFIGFMLLLLGIRLRFMAKNS, via the coding sequence ATGAATTTCTTGAGGAAATCATTTAATCAAAAAATTAAAAAGTTAAGTAGTAGTTTAATAGTTGTATTACTAATATGTATGAATTTTTTAATCCATTTACCATTTAAAGCGGAGGCAGCTACAACAGAGTTAAAAGGTTTAGGTGATGTATCTTATTACAACGCCATCATTTTTGGAGATCATAGTGCAACGAGTGCGGATATTGAAGGTGCGATGGCTGTTCAGAAAAATATGAACGCATCAAGTTATACAGTCGTAGCGGCTGCAACTGGAGCAAATAACTTAGCTGGAGCAACTTGGGTAGATGAAGGATATCCATCATTATTACTAGGCGGTCAATTTACGAAAGCGGGAGCAGGACAGGTAATTATTCAAGATGGAACAGTGGCGATGACAAAAGACGGTGACCCAGATGGCGCAATGAAAACGTCATATGACCGTATCTCTTATAAAGAGCAAGCGGAGATTGATGCTAAGTTTAAAGAATTTAGAAAAGACGTTGATGGTGTAATTGGGGATGCAAGTAAACTATACACTGATAAGCCAAAAACTAATATGAGCTTTGGAATCGGTGAAGATGTAAACAACCCTAATATTTATGTCTCTTCAGGCCAGACGGGAAAGAAAGCATTTGATGTAAAAGACGTTTTTCTTCCGAATGTAGAGAATAAAGACTTTATTGTTATTTATTCAGATGCAGAAGAAGTGAGTTTTGGTGGCGGTGCAATTTTGTATGATACAAGAAATACTGGGATGGCGACGGATTTAATTAATACATCTCAAGCATACGATCCTAATTCATCTTTTACTGAGTTAGCTAGTAAGGTAATTTGGGTATTTCCTAATGCTACAAAGATAACAACTAAAGGTTATGGTGTAGTAGGTAGTGTGTTTGCACCTAATGCAGTTGTAGAAACAAAAGGTGGTTCTATTAATGGACAAGCCTATGTTGGAGGATTACACCAAAGAGATGGTTTTGAGGTTCATAACTTTAAATTTAACTGGCCAAAGTGGAATAAACCAGCAGTTGAAAAAGGACATTTACAAATTAAAAAAGTTGATGAAAACGATGAAAATATTGTTTTAAAAGACGCAAAATTTGATGTTATAGACAAGGATAATAACGTTGTGGCTACTGTTACAACAAACGAAAAGGGTATTGCGGAAGTTAAAGATTTACCACTTGGTGACTATTTTGTAAAAGAAATAAATGCACCAGAAGGATATATAAAAGTTGATACACCAGTCAAAGTAACAATTGATAATACAAACGTAATTGAACTTGTTATGAAGAATACGAGAAAAGTAGAGAATGGCCAATTTAAATTATTGAAAAAAGATAGTGAATCTGGTCAACTTCTACCAGGTGCAAAATTTGATGTTATCGATAAAGATGGGAAAGTTGTGGAAACAATTGTTACAGATGATAAAGGTGAAGCCTTATCGAAACAACTTCCAGTTGGAAGCTATACATTAAAAGAAGTAGAAGCACCGAAAGGATATGAATTATCATCTAGTTCAGTTTCTGTTGATGTAGAGGCTAATAAAGTAGTGACTGTAGATGTGGTGAATAAAAAGATCTCCGAAAAAGTAACGGGTCAATTTGAAATCGTGAAAGTAGATGCGAAAGATAAAACGAAAGTATTATCAGATGCAGAATTCGAAGTGTATAAAGGTGGTAAAAAGGTAGCAGAACTAAAAACAGATGAGAGTGGAAAAGTGATGTCACCGAAATTACCGCTAGGTGAATACACAGTGAAAGAAACGAAAGCACCAGCGGGCTACAAGCTTTCAAATAAAGAATGGAAAGTAACAATTCAAAACGAGAAAGAAGTAGTAAAAGTAGAGGCAGAAAACGAAAAAATCTTAGGTTCTCTACAAATTATTAAAATGGATGATAAAGATCAAACGAAACGCTTAGCAGGCGCAAAATTTACATTGAAAGATGCGAAAGGAAATGTTGTAAAAGAAGGAATTACAACAGATAAGTCTGGAACGGTTAAAGTAGACGGACTTGTGCCAGGTGAATATACGTTAGAAGAAACAAAAGCACCAGAAGGTTATGAGTTAACAAAACAAATAATTCATGTAACAGTTGACGGTGAAAAAGTTGTTGATGTAAAAGTAACGAACAGTAAGAGCCTTGGTCAATTCGAAATTGTAAAAGTAGATGCGGAAGATAAAACGAAAGTATTATCAGATGCAGAATTCGAAGTGTATAAAGATGGTAAAAAAGTAGATACGTTACGAACAGATAAAACTGGTAAAGTAGTTTCACAGAAATTAGAGCCAGGAAAGTACACATTAAAAGAAACGAAAGCACCACAAGGATATAAGTTGTTAAAAGAAGAAATTGAAGTCGTTGTAGAAGCAAACAAAGTAGTAGAAGTACAAGTAGAAAACGTAAAAGAACTAGGAAGCTTACAAGTAATCAAAAAGGATTCGGAGAGTGGAAAAGTTCTAGCAGGTGCAGAATTTAAATTAAAGAACGAAGCTGGTCAAGTAGTTGGAGAAGCGAAAACAACGAATAAAGACGGCGTTGTGAAATTCGAAAGCTTAGTGCCAGGAAAGTATACGTTAGAAGAAACGAAAGCACCAGAAGGTTATAAGGCGTTAGAAGTAACAGTAGAAGTAAACGTTGTAGCAAATGAAGTAGTAAAACAAGAAGTTATGAATGAAAAAGTGAAAGAAGAAATTACAGGTCAATTAGAAATTACAAAGGTAGATGCCAATAATACAAATAAAACTTTAGCAGGCGCAGTGTTTGAAATTTGGAAAGACGGAACAAAAATCGACACATTAACAACAAACAAGAGCGGTAAAGTGACTTCTAAGAAGTTAGAACCAGGAGATTACACTTTAAAAGAAATCCAAGCGCCAGAAGGATATACTTTATCCGATAAGGAAATGAAATTTACGATTTCTAATGAAAAAATTGAAGTTGTAAAGCTTCAAATTACAAATAAAAAAGATACAGAAAAAGGTCCGGAAAAACCAGGTGAAGGAACAGAAAAACCAGGTGAAGGAACAGAAAAGCCGGGTGAAGGAACAGAGAAGCCAGGTGAAGGAACAGAGAAGCCAGGTGAAGGAACAGAGAAGCCAGGTGAAGGAACAGAAAAGCCGGGTGAAGGAACAGAAAAGCCAGATGAAGGAACAGAGAAGCCGGGTGAAGGAACAGAAAAACCAGGTGAGGGAGTAGAAAAACCTAATTTACCAGAAAAAGGACAAGGTTCTTCTAATAATCAACAACTTCCAGCTACAGGACACAATACGAATTACGTTCCATTCATCGGTTTTATGCTTCTGTTACTAGGAATACGTTTAAGATTCATGGCTAAAAATAGTTAA